The Flavobacterium jumunjinense genome includes a region encoding these proteins:
- a CDS encoding saccharopine dehydrogenase family protein: MRNILVIGAGRSASSLIKYLLDKSGQEQLQITIADLSLELAQKKTKNHPNAKAIAFDIFNEQQRHEEIQKADIIVSMLPASMHIEVAKDCITFKKNMVTASYISKEMQELDKAAKENGLIFMNEIGLDPGIDHMSAMKILDEIREKGGKTILFESFCGGLVAPESDTNLWNYKFTWNPRNVVLAGQGGAAKFIQEGTYKYIPYNKLFRRTEFLEVEGYGRFEGYANRDSLKYRTVYGLDDALTCYRGTIRRVGYSRAWDILVQLGMTDDSYTIENSEDMTYREFTNSFLPYHPTDTVEIKLRHAQKIDQDDVIWDKLLELDIFNADKKITLKNATPAQVLEKILSEKWTLEPKDKDMIVMYHKFGYKLDGEKKQIDSTMVCIGDDQTYTAMAKTVGLPVAIAAIKILNGEIKTPGVQLPIAKEVYTPILKELEEYGVIFKEEHVDYLGYNPLNVSS; encoded by the coding sequence ATGAGAAACATATTAGTAATAGGAGCAGGAAGATCTGCTTCTTCGTTAATAAAATACTTATTAGATAAATCTGGACAAGAGCAATTACAAATTACAATTGCCGATTTATCTTTAGAATTAGCTCAAAAAAAGACAAAGAATCATCCCAACGCTAAGGCAATTGCTTTTGATATATTTAACGAACAACAACGTCATGAAGAAATTCAAAAAGCTGACATAATTGTATCTATGCTTCCTGCAAGTATGCATATCGAAGTGGCTAAAGACTGTATTACATTCAAAAAGAATATGGTAACTGCTTCTTATATTAGTAAAGAGATGCAAGAACTAGACAAAGCTGCAAAAGAGAATGGTTTAATCTTCATGAATGAAATTGGCTTAGATCCTGGAATTGACCATATGAGTGCAATGAAAATTCTAGATGAAATTAGAGAAAAAGGTGGAAAAACAATCCTTTTCGAATCTTTCTGTGGTGGACTTGTTGCTCCAGAAAGTGATACTAATCTTTGGAACTATAAATTCACTTGGAATCCTAGAAATGTGGTGCTTGCTGGACAGGGTGGTGCTGCAAAATTCATTCAAGAAGGTACTTATAAATACATTCCTTATAACAAATTATTCAGAAGAACTGAATTTCTAGAAGTAGAAGGTTATGGTCGTTTTGAAGGGTATGCTAACAGAGATTCTTTAAAATACAGAACTGTGTATGGTTTAGATGATGCTTTAACATGCTATAGAGGAACTATTAGAAGAGTGGGATATTCTAGAGCTTGGGATATTTTAGTACAATTAGGAATGACCGATGACTCTTATACTATTGAGAACTCTGAAGATATGACCTATCGTGAATTTACCAATTCTTTCCTACCCTATCATCCAACTGATACTGTTGAAATAAAACTAAGACATGCTCAAAAAATTGACCAAGACGATGTTATTTGGGACAAACTATTAGAGTTAGACATTTTTAATGCAGACAAAAAGATAACTTTAAAAAATGCGACACCTGCTCAAGTTTTAGAAAAAATTCTTTCTGAAAAATGGACTCTTGAACCAAAGGACAAAGATATGATTGTAATGTATCATAAATTTGGTTATAAATTAGACGGCGAGAAAAAACAAATTGACTCTACTATGGTTTGTATTGGAGACGATCAAACGTATACTGCAATGGCAAAAACAGTAGGACTTCCTGTTGCTATTGCAGCAATTAAAATATTAAATGGAGAAATTAAGACTCCTGGTGTACAACTTCCAATTGCTAAAGAAGTTTATACTCCTATATTAAAAGAATTAGAAGAATATGGTGTAATATTCAAAGAAGAACATGTTGACTATCTAGGCTACAATCCTTTAAATGTGAGTAGTTAA
- a CDS encoding zinc-dependent metalloprotease: MKINTFKSNKSIFSVFLVCLFLFQIQTTEAQSRRKKKEKAAAEALAAKAKKTEKKTIEELVKQSKKIEGLFTIYQDTVNGSVQMLISEDQIGKEFIYFNQTADGTSDTGRFRGAYGNSIVFKIEKYFDKIEFVTQNTSFYFDPNNPISKSQDANLSNGNMASEKVLAHDEAKKLYLISANDLFLKETLTQIKPSKFPTSSPFAFTLGSLDKDKTKINAIRNYPENTDIAVEYVYSNASVINNGTNAISDGRNVSIKVYHSLIAMPENDFEIRFDDPRVGYFTTQVDNQTSTSSTPYRDLIHRWNLIKKDPNAVISEPVTPITWWIENTTPLEWRETITEGVLEWNKAFEKAGFKNAMVVKIQPDDATWDAGDIRYNVLRWASSPNPGFGGYGPSFVNPKTGEIMGADIMLEYLHFTNRVLYDKVFDLSATSAPENNLAFLKDNHKLCSLGHVMHENTMFGQSFLAANAASDLEMVRMKKESMIALIMHEVGHTLGLNHNMKASHIFSPEQLNDAEFIKGKALTGSVMDYADININLDRTKQGQYYDTSVGPYDLWAIEFGYTPFTSETEKNTLLNKSTQPELIFGNDADDMRAPGKAIDPRVMVGDLSNDPIRYSVDRFKLVDKMMLDAKSKFTKTGESYHELRRIYYLLNNQKRVASGVISRFIGGVYVDRAMAGQANATKPFTPVNLKDQKRAMDALETYVFAPNAFDAPNDLYNFLAIQRRGYNFFNGPEDPKIHAQVLSYQESILDHILHYNTLQRIVDSELYGNEYKLSTFMTDLNNAIFKADAYSNINTFRQNLQAEYTNRLITIIKNDPKNRNSNVVKSMALYNLKSIRKMMAASTNVDIATKAHKEYLVTLIDNNLKEIK, encoded by the coding sequence ATGAAAATCAATACATTTAAATCTAATAAAAGTATTTTTTCTGTTTTCTTAGTTTGTTTGTTTTTATTCCAAATTCAAACAACCGAAGCACAAAGCAGAAGAAAAAAGAAAGAAAAGGCTGCTGCAGAAGCATTAGCTGCTAAAGCAAAAAAAACTGAAAAGAAAACAATTGAGGAATTAGTAAAACAAAGTAAAAAAATCGAAGGTCTCTTTACTATTTACCAAGACACAGTAAATGGTAGCGTTCAAATGTTAATTAGTGAAGACCAAATTGGCAAAGAATTTATCTATTTCAATCAAACTGCAGACGGAACATCAGACACAGGTCGCTTTAGAGGAGCCTATGGGAACTCGATCGTTTTTAAAATTGAAAAGTACTTCGACAAAATTGAATTCGTAACTCAAAACACTTCCTTTTACTTTGACCCAAACAATCCTATTTCTAAATCTCAAGATGCTAATTTAAGTAATGGAAACATGGCTAGTGAAAAAGTTTTAGCTCATGATGAAGCAAAAAAACTATATTTAATTTCTGCTAATGATCTTTTCTTAAAAGAAACACTAACTCAGATTAAACCTTCGAAGTTTCCAACCTCATCTCCTTTCGCATTTACATTAGGAAGTCTAGACAAAGACAAAACAAAAATAAATGCAATTAGAAACTATCCAGAAAACACAGATATAGCTGTCGAATATGTTTATTCTAACGCTTCTGTAATCAACAACGGGACAAATGCTATATCTGACGGAAGAAATGTAAGCATAAAAGTATACCATAGCTTAATTGCTATGCCTGAGAATGATTTTGAAATTCGTTTTGACGATCCTAGAGTTGGGTACTTCACCACACAAGTAGATAATCAAACCTCTACTTCTTCTACTCCATATAGAGATTTAATTCACCGTTGGAATCTTATTAAGAAAGACCCAAATGCAGTAATTTCTGAGCCTGTAACACCAATCACTTGGTGGATTGAAAACACAACACCATTAGAATGGAGAGAAACTATTACTGAAGGGGTTTTAGAATGGAACAAGGCTTTTGAAAAAGCAGGTTTCAAAAATGCAATGGTTGTAAAAATACAACCCGATGATGCAACTTGGGATGCGGGAGATATTAGATATAATGTTTTGCGCTGGGCATCTTCTCCTAATCCAGGCTTTGGTGGTTATGGTCCTAGTTTTGTTAATCCTAAAACAGGAGAGATTATGGGGGCTGATATTATGTTAGAATATCTTCATTTTACAAATAGAGTCCTTTATGACAAAGTATTTGATTTATCGGCTACTTCTGCTCCTGAAAACAACCTAGCCTTCCTAAAAGACAATCATAAATTATGTTCCCTTGGTCATGTGATGCATGAAAACACAATGTTCGGACAATCATTTTTAGCAGCAAACGCAGCTTCAGACTTAGAAATGGTTAGGATGAAAAAAGAATCAATGATCGCATTAATCATGCATGAAGTTGGTCATACTCTAGGATTAAACCACAACATGAAAGCAAGTCATATTTTCTCTCCAGAACAATTAAACGATGCCGAGTTTATTAAAGGAAAAGCTTTAACTGGCTCTGTAATGGATTATGCTGATATAAACATCAATCTTGACAGAACCAAACAAGGACAATACTACGATACTTCTGTAGGTCCTTATGATCTCTGGGCAATAGAATTTGGTTATACTCCATTTACTTCTGAAACAGAAAAGAACACCTTATTAAACAAATCAACTCAACCAGAATTAATCTTTGGAAATGATGCTGATGATATGCGTGCACCTGGAAAAGCAATCGATCCAAGAGTAATGGTTGGTGATTTATCTAATGATCCTATTCGTTATTCTGTTGATCGATTTAAATTGGTTGACAAAATGATGCTAGACGCTAAATCGAAATTTACAAAAACAGGTGAATCATACCATGAGTTAAGAAGAATTTACTACCTCTTAAACAACCAAAAAAGAGTAGCTTCTGGTGTTATTTCTAGATTTATAGGCGGTGTTTATGTTGATAGAGCCATGGCTGGACAAGCAAACGCTACAAAACCTTTCACTCCAGTTAATTTGAAAGACCAAAAAAGAGCTATGGATGCTTTAGAAACATATGTTTTTGCTCCAAATGCTTTCGATGCTCCAAACGATCTTTATAACTTTTTAGCAATACAAAGAAGAGGTTATAATTTCTTTAATGGACCTGAAGACCCAAAGATTCACGCACAAGTATTAAGCTACCAAGAAAGCATTTTAGATCACATTTTACACTATAACACATTACAGAGAATTGTAGATAGTGAGTTATACGGAAATGAATACAAACTTTCTACTTTTATGACCGACTTAAACAATGCTATTTTTAAAGCAGATGCTTACAGCAATATCAATACATTTAGACAGAATCTACAAGCAGAATACACAAATAGATTAATAACTATTATTAAGAACGACCCTAAGAACAGAAATTCAAATGTGGTTAAATCAATGGCTTTATACAATTTAAAAAGTATTAGAAAAATGATGGCTGCCTCTACCAATGTAGATATAGCAACAAAAGCACATAAAGAATACTTAGTTACTTTAATAGACAACAACTTGAAAGAAATTAAATAA
- a CDS encoding DUF423 domain-containing protein: protein MERKIILVAVILGLVSIVLGAFGAHGLKKFLTTDQLSTFEVGVRYQMYHALFLLFVATTNFLSLKEKTVVFYLVIVGVLLFSGSIYLLSTSSITSIKTKIIGPITPVGGLFLIASWGYMFYSVLVKNSI from the coding sequence ATGGAAAGAAAAATTATCTTAGTTGCAGTAATTTTAGGACTAGTATCAATCGTTTTAGGTGCTTTCGGAGCTCATGGATTAAAGAAGTTTTTAACAACAGATCAATTATCTACTTTTGAAGTAGGTGTGCGATATCAAATGTATCATGCTTTGTTTTTGCTATTTGTAGCAACTACTAATTTTCTTAGTTTAAAAGAAAAAACAGTAGTATTTTATTTAGTAATTGTTGGGGTTTTATTGTTTTCGGGTTCAATATATTTGTTGTCTACAAGTAGTATAACATCAATCAAAACTAAAATTATAGGACCTATAACTCCAGTTGGTGGTCTGTTTTTGATTGCTTCTTGGGGGTATATGTTTTATAGTGTTTTAGTAAAAAATAGTATTTAA
- the pckA gene encoding phosphoenolpyruvate carboxykinase (ATP) — translation MNSYNQPTKSISLEKYGIKNVSQVIYNPSYDFLYKEELTEDLKGFEKGQLSELGAVNVMTGEFTGRSPKDKYIVNDDTTKDTIWWTSDKAVNDNKPISTDTWNALKETTVSQLSGKKLYVIDAFCGANENTRLKVRFIMEVAWQAHFVKNMFIRPTEEELANFGEPDFVVMNASKTLFKDYAKHDLNSEVYVAFNLTEKIQLIGGTWYGGEMKKGMFSMMNYYLPLQGIASMHCSANKGKDGDVAVFFGLSGTGKTTLSTDPKRELIGDDEHGWDNDGVFNFEGGCYAKTIDLSAENEPDIYRAIRKDALLENVTVSTEGKIDFTDGSVTQNTRVSYPINHIDNIVKPVSKAGHATKVIFLTADAFGVMPPVSKLTPEQTKYYFLSGFTAKLAGTERGVTEPQPTFSACFGKAFLSLHPTKYGEELVKKMEENNATAYMVNTGWNGTGKRISIKDTRAIIDAILDGSIENVETKVVPVFNFEVPVSLNDVNPSILDPRDTYEQASQWETKANDLAGRFVKNFEQYTDNSEGQNLVKAGPQI, via the coding sequence ATGAACAGTTACAATCAACCTACGAAATCGATTTCGTTAGAGAAATATGGAATTAAAAATGTATCACAAGTTATTTATAATCCTTCGTACGACTTTTTATACAAAGAAGAGCTTACTGAAGACTTAAAAGGCTTTGAAAAAGGGCAGTTATCTGAATTAGGAGCTGTAAATGTAATGACAGGAGAGTTTACAGGTCGTTCTCCTAAGGATAAGTATATTGTTAATGATGATACTACAAAAGATACAATTTGGTGGACTTCAGATAAAGCGGTAAACGATAATAAACCAATTTCTACAGATACTTGGAATGCATTAAAAGAAACAACAGTTTCTCAATTGTCTGGGAAAAAGTTATATGTAATCGATGCTTTTTGTGGAGCGAACGAAAACACGCGCTTAAAAGTTCGTTTTATAATGGAAGTAGCTTGGCAGGCACATTTTGTTAAAAATATGTTTATTAGGCCTACGGAAGAAGAATTAGCAAACTTTGGTGAGCCAGATTTTGTAGTTATGAATGCTTCTAAAACATTATTCAAAGATTATGCAAAACATGATTTGAATTCGGAGGTATACGTGGCTTTTAATTTAACTGAGAAAATTCAGTTAATTGGAGGTACTTGGTACGGAGGAGAGATGAAAAAAGGAATGTTCTCTATGATGAACTATTATTTGCCTTTGCAAGGTATTGCTTCAATGCACTGTTCTGCAAATAAAGGTAAAGATGGAGATGTAGCTGTTTTCTTTGGTTTGTCTGGTACTGGAAAAACTACATTGTCAACAGATCCTAAGAGAGAATTAATTGGTGATGATGAGCATGGATGGGATAATGATGGAGTGTTTAATTTTGAAGGTGGTTGCTATGCAAAAACTATCGATTTAAGTGCTGAAAATGAGCCAGACATTTATAGAGCAATTCGTAAAGATGCTTTGTTAGAGAATGTAACAGTATCTACAGAGGGTAAAATTGATTTTACAGATGGTTCTGTAACACAAAATACACGTGTTTCGTATCCTATAAATCATATTGATAATATTGTTAAGCCTGTGTCTAAAGCAGGACATGCAACAAAGGTAATTTTTTTAACAGCAGATGCTTTTGGAGTAATGCCACCAGTTTCTAAGTTAACTCCAGAGCAAACAAAATATTATTTCTTATCTGGTTTTACAGCTAAATTAGCAGGAACAGAAAGAGGTGTAACAGAACCACAACCAACTTTTTCAGCTTGTTTTGGTAAAGCATTTTTATCTTTACATCCAACAAAATATGGAGAAGAGTTGGTTAAAAAAATGGAAGAGAATAATGCAACTGCATATATGGTGAATACGGGATGGAATGGAACAGGTAAGCGTATTTCTATAAAAGATACAAGAGCAATTATTGATGCTATTTTAGATGGTTCAATTGAGAACGTAGAGACTAAAGTTGTGCCAGTATTTAATTTTGAGGTTCCAGTATCTTTGAATGATGTAAATCCTAGTATTTTAGATCCAAGAGATACGTATGAGCAAGCTTCTCAATGGGAAACAAAGGCAAATGATCTTGCAGGTAGGTTTGTGAAAAACTTTGAGCAATATACAGATAATTCAGAAGGGCAAAACCTTGTAAAAGCAGGTCCTCAAATCTAA
- a CDS encoding uroporphyrinogen-III synthase: MSNLKVKTILVSQPEPKVENSPYFELQNKLKVKVDFRTFIHVEGVSAKEVRAQKIDLNNFTAIILTSRNSVDHFFRVAEEMRYKVPEDMKYFCQSEAVAFYLQRYVVYRKRKIYVGPKDFIDLAPLIKKYKDEKFLLPASDQLNADISQTLDNLKVAWTPAIFYKTIMSDLSDLKDVYYDILAFFSPTGIKSLFKNFPDFKQNDTRIAVFGTTTQKEALDRGLRIDIMAPAPGTPSMTGALEKYILEANKGK, from the coding sequence ATGTCAAATTTAAAAGTGAAAACGATATTGGTTTCACAACCAGAGCCTAAGGTAGAGAATTCTCCTTATTTTGAACTACAAAACAAACTCAAAGTTAAAGTTGACTTTAGAACTTTTATTCACGTAGAAGGTGTATCTGCGAAAGAAGTGAGAGCGCAAAAAATAGATTTAAATAATTTTACCGCAATCATATTAACAAGCAGAAATTCTGTTGATCACTTTTTTAGAGTTGCAGAAGAAATGCGCTATAAAGTTCCGGAAGATATGAAATATTTCTGTCAATCTGAAGCAGTTGCCTTTTATCTACAACGATATGTAGTTTACAGAAAACGTAAAATATATGTTGGACCAAAAGATTTTATTGATTTAGCACCATTAATAAAGAAATATAAGGATGAAAAGTTTTTACTTCCGGCTTCCGACCAATTAAATGCTGATATTTCGCAAACTTTAGACAATTTAAAAGTAGCTTGGACTCCTGCTATTTTCTACAAAACCATAATGAGTGACCTTTCTGACTTGAAAGATGTTTATTATGATATTTTAGCTTTCTTTAGTCCAACTGGAATAAAATCTTTATTTAAGAACTTTCCAGATTTCAAACAAAACGACACAAGAATTGCTGTTTTCGGAACAACAACTCAAAAAGAAGCGCTAGACAGAGGTCTTAGAATAGACATTATGGCACCTGCCCCTGGAACACCCTCTATGACAGGCGCATTAGAAAAATACATACTAGAAGCCAATAAAGGAAAATAA
- a CDS encoding DUF4271 domain-containing protein: MLTIQFQERIIDYKDWATLLFLLCFVIIIINKNVFEARFSEFVKLAISDKYTKIYKDNSNIRSGFTLSMFFIQVFSYSFFIFLFLKHLPSYNKNNDKIVFLQIFTFLGVFILSKYLIEKIIATTFRIEEFTEQFNLLKVSYRSYFSFLLLPINIILYYNSNFNTTWFFLLVTAIIVLANFTTYLVSLKMHQNLVIRKIFYFILYLCTLEIAPYYFMYYFITKN, from the coding sequence ATGCTAACAATACAATTTCAAGAGAGAATAATCGATTATAAAGACTGGGCAACATTATTGTTCTTGCTCTGTTTTGTTATAATAATAATAAACAAAAACGTATTTGAAGCTCGTTTTAGCGAATTCGTTAAGCTTGCCATTTCAGACAAGTATACTAAAATATACAAAGACAACAGTAATATTAGAAGTGGTTTTACTTTATCTATGTTCTTTATTCAAGTATTTTCTTATTCTTTTTTTATTTTCTTATTTCTAAAACACTTACCATCTTACAACAAAAATAACGACAAAATAGTTTTCTTGCAAATCTTCACTTTTCTAGGTGTTTTTATCCTTTCAAAGTATTTAATTGAAAAAATTATTGCAACAACTTTCAGAATCGAAGAATTCACAGAGCAATTTAATCTCTTAAAAGTTAGCTATAGATCCTATTTTAGCTTCTTATTACTCCCAATAAACATTATATTATACTATAATTCCAATTTCAATACAACTTGGTTTTTCCTCTTAGTAACAGCTATCATTGTGCTTGCAAATTTTACGACCTACTTGGTATCCTTAAAAATGCATCAAAATTTAGTAATTCGCAAGATATTTTATTTTATTTTGTATCTTTGCACCCTTGAAATAGCACCTTACTATTTTATGTATTATTTTATTACAAAAAATTAG
- a CDS encoding polyprenol monophosphomannose synthase encodes MTKSIVVIPTYNEIENIESIINAVFSLETPFHVLIVDDNSPDGTSKKVQELQKIYNDRLFLEVRTKKAGLGTAYVHGFKWSLSNDYDYIFEMDADFSHNPKDLERLLSACKNDKADVAIGSRYSTGVNVVNWPLNRVLMSYFASVYVKIITGMKIHDATAGFICYNKEVLKNIKLDRIKFIGYAFQIEMKYRAYVKKYNIVEVPIIFTDRTKGVSKMSGSIIREAVFGVIMLRIRKLFNRL; translated from the coding sequence ATGACAAAATCGATAGTAGTAATACCTACCTATAATGAAATTGAGAACATTGAAAGTATTATAAATGCTGTATTTTCTTTAGAAACTCCATTTCATGTTTTAATTGTTGACGATAATTCTCCCGACGGAACCTCAAAAAAGGTTCAAGAACTTCAAAAAATATACAATGACAGGTTGTTCTTGGAAGTGAGAACTAAGAAGGCAGGATTAGGAACTGCGTATGTTCATGGGTTTAAATGGTCGTTGTCAAATGATTATGATTATATTTTTGAAATGGATGCCGATTTTTCACATAATCCAAAGGATTTGGAACGATTGTTGAGCGCTTGTAAGAATGATAAAGCAGATGTTGCTATTGGGTCGAGATATTCTACAGGGGTAAATGTTGTTAATTGGCCACTTAACAGGGTTTTAATGTCTTATTTTGCTTCTGTATATGTTAAGATAATTACAGGAATGAAGATTCATGACGCCACAGCAGGTTTTATTTGTTACAACAAGGAAGTTTTAAAAAATATTAAGTTAGACAGAATAAAGTTCATAGGTTATGCGTTTCAAATAGAAATGAAATATAGAGCCTATGTAAAAAAATATAATATTGTAGAAGTGCCAATCATTTTTACAGATAGAACAAAAGGTGTTTCAAAAATGAGTGGTTCAATCATTAGAGAAGCCGTATTTGGAGTCATAATGTTACGTATAAGAAAATTATTTAATAGATTATAA
- a CDS encoding dihydroorotase, whose translation MSTFLIRNAKIVNEGVVFEGDVLIEDEFIKEIADKISPKSSECIIIDAEGSYLIPGAIDDQVHFREPGLTHKGNIASESRAAIAGGITSFIEQPNTVPNAVTQELLEQKYQIASETSFANYSFMMGGTNDNLEEVLKTNPRNVAGIKLFLGSSTGNMLVDNQEVLEKIFSSTKMLIAVHCEDEGTIKANLEKYKEEFGDDIPMKYHHLIRSAEACYLSSSKAIELAKKTGARLHVFHLSTAKEMSLFTNKIPLEEKQITAEVCVHHLWFSDKDYDTKGALIKWNPAVKTESDRNALWEALLDDRIDVIATDHAPHTLEEKINPYTSCPSGGPLVQHAVVAMFEAVHKEKISVEKVVEKMCHNPAKIFKIEKRGFIKEGYYADLVIVNPHLPWNVKKENILYQCGWSPFEGTNFKSRVTHTFVNGKLVFINGKIKEVKAAQRLLFERE comes from the coding sequence ATGAGTACCTTTTTAATTAGGAATGCAAAAATTGTAAATGAAGGAGTTGTTTTTGAAGGAGATGTATTAATTGAAGACGAATTCATTAAAGAGATAGCCGACAAAATAAGTCCTAAATCTTCTGAATGTATCATTATTGATGCAGAAGGAAGTTATTTAATACCTGGTGCAATAGATGATCAAGTTCATTTTAGAGAACCAGGGTTAACACATAAAGGAAATATTGCTTCCGAGAGTAGAGCGGCAATTGCTGGAGGAATAACTTCTTTTATAGAGCAGCCAAACACAGTTCCTAATGCGGTAACGCAAGAACTTTTAGAACAAAAATATCAAATTGCATCAGAGACTTCGTTTGCAAACTATTCATTCATGATGGGTGGAACAAACGATAACTTAGAAGAAGTTTTGAAAACCAATCCAAGAAATGTTGCAGGTATTAAATTGTTTTTAGGTTCGTCTACAGGAAATATGTTGGTCGATAATCAAGAAGTTTTAGAAAAGATTTTTTCCTCGACAAAAATGCTTATCGCAGTGCATTGTGAAGATGAAGGAACAATTAAAGCCAATTTAGAAAAATACAAAGAAGAGTTTGGTGATGATATTCCAATGAAATACCATCATTTGATTCGAAGTGCGGAAGCATGTTATTTGTCTTCTTCTAAAGCTATAGAACTAGCCAAGAAAACTGGGGCAAGATTGCATGTTTTTCATTTGTCTACTGCTAAAGAGATGAGTTTGTTTACAAATAAAATTCCTTTAGAAGAAAAGCAAATTACGGCCGAAGTTTGTGTGCATCATCTTTGGTTTTCAGACAAAGATTATGATACTAAAGGAGCGTTGATCAAATGGAATCCAGCTGTAAAAACAGAATCCGATAGAAATGCGCTATGGGAAGCTTTATTGGATGACAGAATTGATGTTATCGCTACAGATCATGCACCTCATACTTTAGAGGAAAAGATAAATCCTTATACAAGTTGCCCTTCTGGAGGTCCATTAGTACAACATGCAGTTGTTGCTATGTTTGAAGCGGTGCATAAAGAAAAAATATCTGTAGAGAAAGTGGTAGAGAAAATGTGCCATAATCCTGCGAAAATTTTCAAGATAGAAAAGAGAGGATTTATTAAGGAAGGATATTATGCAGATTTAGTAATTGTTAATCCGCATTTGCCGTGGAATGTGAAAAAAGAAAATATACTATACCAATGTGGCTGGTCTCCTTTTGAAGGAACAAATTTTAAATCGAGAGTTACGCATACCTTTGTTAATGGTAAATTAGTATTTATAAACGGAAAAATTAAAGAAGTTAAAGCTGCGCAAAGATTATTGTTTGAAAGAGAATAA
- a CDS encoding DUF4296 domain-containing protein — MKKVVFLIVSMVLFSCSEKPVPEPDMLLEEEVMVAILYDTAILQAVEAYLPDKLTTNNIKIKNYIYSKYNIDSVTYYQNQRYYASDSRKYRDMHTEVMERLEFEKTKTDTLLKQEKMGSKEPIK, encoded by the coding sequence ATGAAAAAAGTAGTTTTTTTAATAGTAAGTATGGTGCTGTTTTCTTGTTCAGAGAAACCTGTTCCAGAACCTGATATGCTTTTGGAAGAAGAAGTAATGGTAGCTATTTTATATGACACCGCAATTCTTCAAGCTGTTGAAGCTTATCTTCCAGATAAATTGACTACCAATAACATCAAGATAAAAAATTATATTTATTCTAAGTATAATATTGATAGTGTTACCTATTATCAGAATCAGCGTTATTATGCTTCGGACTCTAGAAAATATAGAGATATGCATACCGAAGTAATGGAACGATTAGAGTTTGAAAAAACAAAGACAGATACATTGTTAAAGCAAGAGAAAATGGGTAGTAAAGAACCGATTAAGTAA